One segment of Salvia splendens isolate huo1 chromosome 20, SspV2, whole genome shotgun sequence DNA contains the following:
- the LOC121782057 gene encoding cyclic nucleotide-gated ion channel 1-like, whose product MDHYREKFVRFQESRSDQSFNEQSSRGIQPNRLNSVVFSISDKIHRGVEAGSDRIRRFKGSIRSFSLKRFLADDEVLRKKILDPQGPFLQKWNKIFVLTCLIAISVDPLFFYIPIINDEKKCLDLDKKLELAASILRSFTDIFYLTHIIFQFRTGFIAPYSRVFGRGVLVEDSWEIAKRYLASYFIIDVLAVLPLPQIVILIVIPKMNGARSLNTKNLLKFVVFFQYIPRVLRVYPLYREVTRTSGILTETAWAGAAFNLFLYMLASHVLGAFWYLFSIERDATCWIRACGDQFACRNASFYCDADHTRFTQNLTNLCPIQPANTTLFDFGIFLDALQSGVVESKDFPQKFFYCFWWGLQNLSSLGQNLHTSTYVWEICFAVFISISGLVLFSFLIGNMQTYLQSTTLRLEEMRVKRRDAEQWMTHRLLPDNIKERIRRYEHYKWQETRGVDEENLIQNLPKDLRRDIKRHLCLDLLKRVPLFEKMDEQLLDAMCDCLKPVLYTEDSYIVREGDPVDEMLFIMRGKLITVTTNGGRTGFFNSEYLKAGDFCGEELLTWALDPHSSFNLPISTRTVQALSEVEAFALMADDLKFVASQFRRLHSKQLRHTFRFYSQQWRTWAACFIQAAWRRYCRKKLEESLREEENRLQDALANGGTGSPSLGGTMYASRFAANLLRAVRRNATRKTRMPERISPMLLQKPAEPDFTAEDK is encoded by the exons ATGGATCACTACCGTGAGAAGTTCGTGAG ATTTCAAGAATCGAGATCAGATCAAAGTTTCAATGAGCAATCTAGTAGGGGAATACAGCCGAACAGACTTAATTCAGTAGTATTCTCAATTTCAGACAAAATTCATAGGGGTGTAGAAGCTGGTTCTGATAGAATCAGGAGGTTCAAGGGATCAATAAGATCTTTCTCATTGAAGAGATTCTTGGCAGACGATGAGGTACTTAGGAAGAAAATTCTTGATCCTCAAGGACCATTTCTTCAGAAATGGAACAAGATATTTGTGCTGACGTGTCTGATTGCTATCTCCGTGGATCCCTTGTTTTTCTACATTCCTATTATCAATGATGAAAAGAAATGCCTTGATTTGGATAAGAAATTGGAGCTTGCTGCTAGCATTTTACGATCCTTTACGGATATCTTTTACCTCACAcatattattttccaatttcGTACTGGTTTCATTGCTCCTTATTCGCGTGTATTTGGAAGAGGAGTTCTAGTTGAAGATTCTTGGGAAATAGCAAAAAGATATCTGGCATCATACTTTATAATTGATGTTCTTGCAGTTCTTCCGCTTCCACAG ATTGTAATTCTCATCGTCATTCCAAAGATGAATGGAGCAAGATCGTTGAACACCAAGAATTTGTTGAAATTTGTGGTTTTCTTTCAATATATACCAAGGGTTCTCCGGGTCTATCCTCTGTATAGAGAAGTCACACGAACTTCTGGCATACTGACTGAAACAGCATGGGCTGGAGCTGCCTTCAACCTTTTCCTTTACATGCTTGCCAGTCAT GTGCTTGGAGCTTTTTGGTATTTGTTCTCAATAGAACGCGACGCTACGTGCTGGATAAGAGCTTGTGGAGATCAATTTGCATGTAGAAATGCTTCGTTTTATTGTGATGCTGACCATACAAGATTCACACAAAATCTGACGAATTTGTGCCCTATACAGCCTGCTAATACGACACTTTTTGACTTTGGGATATTCCTTGATGCTCTTCAATCTGGTGTTGTTGAATCAAAAGACTTCCCTCAGAAGTTCTTTTATTGCTTCTGGTGGGGTTTGCAGAATTTAAG TTCCCTTGGTCAGAACCTTCACACAAGTACTTATGTCTGGGAAATTTGCTTTGCAGTCTTTATATCCATATCCGGCTTGGTGCTGTTTTCGTTTCTGATTGGAAATATGCAG ACTTATCTGCAGTCTACAACTCTAAGGTTAGAGGAGATGAGGGTGAAACGAAGAGATGCTGAACAATGGATGACTCACCGTTTACTTCCGGATAATATAAAGGAGCGAATCAGAAGATATGAACATTATAAATGGCAAGAAACTAGGGGGGTTGATGAAGAGAATCTTATCCAGAATCTTCCGAAGGACCTTAGAAGAGACATAAAGCGACATCTCTGTCTCGATTTACTTAAGAGG GTGCCACTCTTTGAGAAAATGGATGAACAACTGCTGGATGCGATGTGCGACTGTCTTAAACCGGTTCTTTACACTGAGGACAGTTACATAGTTCGAGAGGGCGATCCAGTTGACGAGATGCTGTTCATCATGCGTGGCAAGTTGATCACTGTGACCACTAATGGAGGAAGGACCGGGTTTTTCAATTCCGAATATCTGAAAGCAGGAGACTTTTGTGGCGAAGAACTCTTAACTTGGGCTCTGGATCCTCATTCGTCGTTTAATCTCCCCATCTCTACCAGAACCGTGCAAGCCCTTTCAGAAGTCGAAGCATTTGCTCTGATGGCTGATGATCTTAAGTTCGTGGCATCCCAGTTCAGACGGTTACATAGTAAACAGCTGCGCCATACTTTCAGGTTCTACTCACAGCAATGGAGAACCTGGGCAGCTTGCTTTATACAAGCAGCATGGCGTCGTTATTGTAGGAAGAAGCTGGAGGAGTCTCTCCGGGAAGAAGAAAACCGATTGCAAGATGCTTTGGCCAACGGTGGGACAGGCTCGCCCAGCCTGGGCGGAACCATGTATGCCTCCAGATTTGCAGCTAATTTGCTTCGTGCAGTGAGGCGAAATGCTACGAGAAAGACGAGGATGCCAGAGAGGATATCGCCAATGCTGCTTCAGAAGCCAGCTGAACCAGATTTCACGGCCGAAGACAAATGA